One part of the Nitrosophilus kaiyonis genome encodes these proteins:
- the murD gene encoding UDP-N-acetylmuramoyl-L-alanine--D-glutamate ligase: MVSLFGYGKTTKSIAIFLKEKNIKTVIYDNIEKEFVDENGILHKPFNCFDPNSSSLEIPSPGIPPSHFAIKKAKNLISEYDLFLYDPLNLFDKKPFTIWISGTNGKTTTTQMIEHILKDKNAMSGGNIGTPLAMLDRDAKIWILETSSFTIHYTKYAKPNLYILLPVSEDHISWHGSYSEYKDAKTKPIKMLNEGEVCIIPKEFKDISSYGYKIIYENSEDIANFFNFDIKKIEFKEPFLLDALLSLSVSKILFDEENFEKINSFKMAPHKLEEFYDLQNRLWVDDSKATNIDATIWALQRYKNKKIYLILGGDAKGADLKPLFKILKDLNIRIYAIGKEGKNIENLSKKYKIECENTIFLENAVKKIKNLLKKDEVALLSPACASLDQFSSYKERGEKFKKFVLSQI, from the coding sequence ATGGTCTCTTTATTTGGATATGGAAAAACAACAAAATCTATTGCTATTTTCTTAAAAGAGAAAAATATCAAAACAGTAATTTATGATAATATTGAAAAAGAGTTTGTAGATGAAAATGGCATACTTCATAAACCTTTTAATTGTTTTGATCCAAACTCATCTTCATTAGAAATTCCAAGTCCAGGTATTCCACCAAGTCATTTTGCAATTAAAAAAGCAAAAAATCTTATCAGTGAATATGACCTTTTTTTATATGATCCTTTAAATCTTTTTGATAAAAAACCTTTTACTATATGGATTAGTGGAACAAATGGAAAAACTACTACAACCCAAATGATTGAACATATTTTAAAAGATAAAAATGCAATGAGTGGTGGAAATATTGGAACCCCTTTAGCTATGTTGGATAGAGATGCAAAAATATGGATACTTGAAACAAGCTCGTTTACCATTCATTATACAAAATATGCAAAACCCAATCTTTATATTCTTCTTCCTGTTAGTGAAGACCATATCTCTTGGCATGGAAGCTATAGTGAATACAAAGATGCGAAAACAAAACCTATAAAAATGCTAAATGAGGGAGAAGTTTGTATCATACCTAAAGAGTTTAAAGATATAAGCAGTTATGGATATAAAATCATATATGAAAATTCAGAGGATATTGCAAACTTTTTTAATTTTGATATAAAAAAAATAGAATTTAAAGAGCCTTTTTTACTTGATGCTTTACTTTCACTTTCAGTATCAAAGATATTATTTGATGAAGAGAATTTTGAAAAAATTAATAGCTTCAAAATGGCTCCTCATAAACTTGAAGAGTTTTATGATTTGCAAAATAGGCTTTGGGTAGATGATAGTAAAGCAACAAATATTGATGCTACAATATGGGCACTGCAAAGATATAAAAATAAAAAAATATATCTCATTTTAGGAGGAGATGCAAAGGGGGCTGATTTAAAGCCTCTTTTTAAAATTTTAAAAGATTTAAATATTAGAATATATGCTATAGGAAAAGAAGGTAAAAATATTGAAAATCTCTCAAAAAAATATAAAATTGAGTGTGAAAATACTATTTTCCTTGAAAATGCTGTTAAAAAAATAAAAAATCTTTTAAAAAAAGATGAAGTTGCACTGCTTTCTCCAGCTTGTGCAAGTTTAGACCAATTTAGTTCTTATAAAGAAAGAGGAGAAAAATTTAAAAAATTTGTATTAAGTCAAATTTAA
- a CDS encoding GGDEF domain-containing protein — translation MEKKSCTITQKLKSGEKFTKEDVKTIMNIVRQEMNFMIRNNILITPNNYERWFYVFCYIVESKQELNDLEILGLFKEIYDEPYDEVKEKREEKEAVAPKGFVKKLNKIAEAIDKKLLEIINSIDKHNDNIESHTESIIENSSEIDHEKIMESVNKIIQELNDLKEENRSLTQELKRYHNDVILLQEELKIAKTEAEIDFLTGLVNRRRFERALLELLNDLQTKDYPFSLLLLDIDDFKLINDTYGHPVGDTVLQEIATILKTFLRANAIPSRIGGEEFAVILPGSELEEAEHIAQRLRRAIENRTFDHSNLKVTASFGVTQAKKTDTLESIFDRVDKALYDAKKMGKNCVVAID, via the coding sequence ATGGAAAAAAAGAGCTGTACAATAACCCAAAAATTAAAAAGTGGAGAAAAATTTACAAAAGAAGATGTAAAAACTATAATGAATATTGTTAGACAAGAGATGAATTTTATGATACGAAATAATATTTTAATAACTCCAAATAATTATGAAAGATGGTTTTATGTGTTTTGCTATATCGTAGAATCAAAACAAGAGCTAAATGATTTAGAGATTCTTGGTCTATTTAAAGAGATTTATGATGAGCCGTATGATGAAGTAAAAGAAAAAAGAGAAGAAAAAGAGGCTGTAGCTCCTAAAGGCTTTGTAAAAAAACTTAATAAAATTGCAGAGGCTATCGATAAAAAGCTTCTTGAAATTATAAACAGTATTGATAAACATAATGATAATATAGAATCTCATACAGAATCTATTATAGAAAATTCATCTGAAATTGATCATGAAAAAATTATGGAATCTGTTAATAAAATTATTCAAGAATTAAATGATTTAAAAGAGGAAAACAGATCATTGACTCAAGAGCTAAAAAGATATCATAATGATGTAATTTTACTTCAAGAAGAGCTAAAAATTGCAAAAACAGAAGCTGAAATTGATTTTCTAACTGGGCTTGTTAATAGAAGAAGATTTGAAAGAGCTCTGCTTGAATTATTAAATGATCTTCAAACAAAAGATTATCCATTTTCTTTGTTGTTATTAGATATTGATGATTTTAAACTCATAAACGATACATACGGTCACCCTGTTGGAGATACAGTTTTACAAGAAATAGCTACTATTTTAAAAACTTTTTTAAGAGCAAATGCTATTCCTTCAAGAATTGGTGGAGAAGAGTTTGCAGTGATTTTGCCAGGATCTGAACTTGAAGAAGCCGAACACATTGCTCAAAGATTAAGAAGAGCTATAGAAAATAGAACTTTTGATCATAGTAATTTAAAAGTTACTGCAAGCTTTGGAGTTACACAAGCCAAAAAAACAGATACTTTAGAATCTATTTTTGATAGAGTAGATAAAGCTTTATATGATGCTAAAAAAATGGGCAAAAACTGCGTAGTGGCTATTGATTAG
- the rimO gene encoding 30S ribosomal protein S12 methylthiotransferase RimO, giving the protein MKKKLFVVSLGCTKNLVDTEVMLAKLKDYEVCSNVKDSDVIIVNTCGFINAAKEESLQTIFELHNQRKKDSILVMAGCLSERYKEELQKELKEVDIFTGVGDYSKIDKLIKEKKNSFSQKPYLIKDEERIITGSNFHAYIKLSEGCNQTCSFCAIPSFKGKLQSREIVQIYNEIKRLKEKGFNDFTFVSQDSSSYLRDFKIQNGLIKLVEKVEEIEDINARILYLYPSTTTPELIEKIANSKTVYNYFEMPIQHISDKMLKIMKRGAGKKRTLDLLEKMRKVENSFLRTSIIVGHPGETDEDFNELCKFLEEFDFDRINVFAYSDEEGTKAYEMKEKIPKDIIEERLSIIQEIIDKKVEKSLKKDLNREIEVILEGTSGESELLLSARKTNWAPEVDGEILINESEIKDLKVGNRYKVLINDIVDNKLIGKIIANG; this is encoded by the coding sequence ATGAAAAAAAAGCTATTTGTTGTCTCACTTGGATGCACTAAAAATCTTGTTGATACAGAAGTAATGCTTGCAAAACTTAAAGATTATGAAGTTTGCTCAAATGTAAAAGATTCTGATGTTATTATAGTAAATACATGCGGATTTATAAATGCTGCAAAAGAAGAAAGCCTGCAAACAATTTTTGAACTTCATAATCAAAGAAAAAAAGACTCTATTTTAGTAATGGCAGGATGTTTAAGTGAAAGATACAAAGAGGAGCTTCAAAAAGAGTTAAAAGAGGTTGATATTTTCACAGGAGTTGGAGACTATAGCAAAATAGATAAATTAATAAAAGAGAAAAAAAATAGTTTCAGCCAAAAACCATATCTTATAAAAGATGAAGAAAGAATTATTACAGGTTCAAATTTTCATGCATATATAAAATTAAGTGAAGGATGCAATCAAACATGTAGTTTTTGTGCTATACCATCTTTCAAAGGAAAACTGCAATCAAGAGAAATTGTTCAAATCTATAATGAGATAAAAAGATTAAAAGAGAAAGGTTTTAACGATTTTACATTTGTTTCACAAGATAGCAGCTCATATTTGAGAGATTTTAAAATCCAAAATGGTCTTATTAAACTTGTTGAAAAAGTTGAAGAGATTGAAGATATAAATGCAAGGATATTATATCTTTATCCATCAACAACTACACCAGAACTTATAGAAAAAATAGCTAACTCAAAAACAGTATATAACTATTTTGAGATGCCTATACAGCATATCAGTGATAAAATGTTAAAAATTATGAAAAGAGGCGCTGGTAAAAAAAGAACGCTAGATCTTCTTGAAAAAATGAGAAAAGTTGAAAATTCATTTTTAAGAACATCTATAATAGTTGGTCATCCAGGAGAAACAGATGAAGATTTTAATGAACTTTGTAAATTTTTAGAAGAGTTTGATTTTGATAGGATAAATGTATTTGCATATTCAGATGAAGAGGGAACAAAAGCATATGAAATGAAAGAGAAAATACCAAAAGATATAATTGAAGAAAGACTCTCTATCATCCAAGAAATTATTGATAAAAAGGTTGAAAAAAGTTTAAAAAAAGATTTAAATAGAGAAATTGAAGTGATTTTAGAAGGAACAAGTGGGGAAAGTGAGCTTTTATTAAGTGCAAGAAAAACTAATTGGGCCCCAGAAGTTGATGGAGAAATTTTAATTAATGAGAGCGAAATAAAAGATTTAAAAGTTGGAAATAGATATAAAGTTTTAATAAATGATATTGTTGATAATAAATTAATAGGTAAAATTATCGCTAATGGATAA
- the tilS gene encoding tRNA lysidine(34) synthetase TilS, with the protein MDKEFLEKDIINILKNRKNLLAFSAGVDSTALFFLLQEKGIEFDIAIVDYQLRKESKLEVEYAKDLAEKFNKKIFIKTAPITPPSIEKKARDIRYQFFKEIIDKYSYENLLTAHQLNDQLEWLLMQLTKGAGLVEILGMEKIVRFENYSLIRPLLYISKEELKNYLDNKKIKYFIDVSNEDINITRNYFRKEFSDKLIKKYKEGIKKSFLYLHQDKEILVKDLKFVKIDNLFIAKNQNSDIKNIRIIDKILKKLGYILSKNQKDEILKQKNIVIGSKFSISLNDKFIFISPFIKTKMEKEFREKCRVLKIPPNIRGYIYKEKIDLKTIQENIQQL; encoded by the coding sequence ATGGATAAAGAGTTTTTAGAAAAAGATATCATAAATATTTTAAAAAATAGAAAAAATCTTTTAGCATTTTCGGCAGGAGTTGACTCTACTGCTCTTTTTTTTCTACTGCAGGAAAAAGGTATTGAATTTGATATAGCAATAGTAGATTATCAATTAAGAAAAGAGTCAAAACTTGAAGTTGAATATGCAAAAGATTTAGCAGAAAAATTTAATAAAAAAATATTCATAAAAACAGCTCCAATAACTCCTCCTTCTATTGAAAAAAAAGCAAGAGATATAAGATATCAATTTTTCAAAGAGATAATAGATAAATACTCATATGAAAATCTTTTAACTGCTCATCAGTTAAATGATCAGCTTGAGTGGTTATTGATGCAACTTACAAAAGGTGCTGGACTTGTGGAAATACTTGGAATGGAAAAAATTGTAAGATTTGAAAATTATAGCCTTATCCGCCCTTTACTTTATATATCAAAAGAGGAGTTAAAGAATTATCTTGATAATAAAAAAATAAAATATTTTATAGATGTTTCAAATGAAGATATAAACATTACAAGAAACTATTTTAGAAAAGAGTTTTCAGATAAACTCATAAAAAAATATAAAGAGGGGATAAAAAAAAGTTTTTTATATCTTCATCAAGATAAAGAGATTTTAGTTAAAGATCTTAAATTTGTAAAAATTGATAATCTTTTTATTGCAAAAAATCAAAATAGTGATATTAAAAATATTAGAATTATTGATAAAATATTAAAAAAACTTGGATATATTCTCTCAAAAAATCAAAAAGATGAGATATTAAAACAAAAAAATATAGTTATTGGCTCGAAATTTTCTATCTCTTTAAATGATAAATTTATATTTATCTCTCCTTTTATAAAAACAAAAATGGAAAAAGAGTTTAGAGAAAAATGTAGAGTTTTAAAAATCCCTCCAAATATAAGAGGATATATCTATAAAGAAAAAATTGATCTAAAAACTATTCAAGAAAATATACAACAGCTGTAA
- a CDS encoding lysophospholipid acyltransferase family protein, translating into MKKETKRKILSFILPPIGAFLIRAIYLTCKKEYKLPKNIPNEPFIVAFWHGNLLMQPYLYKKIRKNHKIAVMISEHFDGEIIAKTIKSFGFESIRGSTKKGAAKVLLQAIRKLKDGYDIAITPDGPRGPIFSIADGIVAISQKQDVYIIPFYYKASKFWQLKSWDRFIIPKPFSKLTFIAKEPFKVTDMDKESAKNFIKTQMIQY; encoded by the coding sequence ATGAAAAAAGAGACAAAAAGAAAAATTTTATCATTTATTCTACCTCCAATTGGTGCTTTTTTGATAAGAGCTATCTATTTGACATGCAAAAAAGAATATAAACTTCCAAAAAATATTCCAAATGAGCCTTTTATTGTTGCTTTTTGGCATGGGAATCTTTTAATGCAGCCCTATTTATATAAAAAAATTAGAAAAAATCACAAAATTGCAGTAATGATAAGTGAGCATTTTGATGGAGAGATAATTGCAAAGACTATTAAAAGTTTTGGTTTTGAATCTATTAGAGGCTCAACTAAAAAAGGTGCAGCAAAAGTTTTGCTTCAAGCAATTAGAAAATTAAAAGATGGTTATGATATAGCAATAACTCCAGATGGACCAAGAGGGCCTATTTTTAGTATAGCTGATGGTATTGTAGCAATTTCTCAAAAACAAGATGTATATATTATCCCATTTTATTATAAAGCGTCAAAATTTTGGCAATTAAAAAGTTGGGATAGATTTATCATACCAAAGCCCTTCTCTAAACTTACATTTATAGCTAAAGAGCCTTTTAAAGTAACAGATATGGATAAAGAGAGTGCAAAGAATTTTATAAAGACACAAATGATACAATATTAG
- the miaB gene encoding tRNA (N6-isopentenyl adenosine(37)-C2)-methylthiotransferase MiaB, producing MLTKKLYIETLGCAMNVRDSEHIIAELTNKENFNLTDNIKEADLILINTCSVREKPVHKLFSEIGYFNKIKKDGAKIGVCGCTASHLGEEIIKKAPYVSFVLGARNVSKITEVIHKEKAVEVDIDYDESTYAFSDFRSSPYKAFINISIGCDKKCTFCIVPNTRGEEISIPPELILQEVEKAAKSGAKEIFLLGQNVNNYGRRFSGYDKKINFTELLRLVSEVDGVERIRFTSPHPLHMDDEFLEEFAKNPKICKSMHMPLQSGSTKVLRDMKRGYTKEWFLDRAMKLREMVPDVHISTDIIVGFPGESEEDFEDTIDVVKKVKFEQIFSFKYSPRPLTPAKDYENQVPDEVASKRLSRLQNLHFEILDEISKNELGKVYKVYFEELKPGGYVAGRSDNNWIVKVKGSEEFLGKFVDVKITKTGRLALEGEVIG from the coding sequence ATATTGACAAAAAAGCTCTATATTGAGACTCTTGGTTGTGCAATGAATGTTAGAGATAGTGAGCATATCATTGCAGAACTTACAAACAAAGAGAATTTCAATCTTACTGATAACATAAAAGAGGCTGATTTGATCCTTATTAATACCTGTTCAGTTAGAGAAAAGCCTGTACATAAGCTATTTAGTGAGATTGGATACTTCAATAAAATAAAAAAAGATGGAGCAAAGATTGGCGTTTGCGGATGTACAGCAAGTCATCTTGGTGAAGAGATAATAAAAAAGGCTCCATATGTTAGCTTTGTTTTAGGTGCAAGAAATGTATCAAAAATAACTGAAGTTATCCATAAAGAAAAAGCTGTTGAAGTTGATATTGATTATGATGAGAGTACTTATGCATTTAGTGATTTTAGAAGCTCACCATATAAAGCTTTTATCAATATATCTATAGGATGTGATAAAAAGTGTACCTTTTGTATAGTTCCAAATACAAGGGGTGAAGAGATATCAATTCCTCCTGAACTTATTTTGCAAGAGGTTGAAAAAGCTGCTAAAAGTGGAGCAAAAGAGATATTTTTACTTGGTCAAAATGTAAATAATTATGGAAGAAGATTTTCTGGATATGATAAAAAGATAAATTTTACTGAGCTTCTTAGACTTGTTAGTGAAGTTGATGGTGTTGAGAGGATAAGATTTACATCTCCACATCCTTTGCATATGGATGATGAGTTTTTAGAGGAGTTTGCAAAAAATCCAAAAATTTGTAAATCAATGCATATGCCTTTGCAAAGCGGCAGTACAAAAGTTTTAAGAGATATGAAAAGAGGCTATACAAAAGAGTGGTTTTTAGATAGAGCTATGAAATTAAGAGAGATGGTACCTGATGTTCATATATCAACAGATATTATTGTGGGATTTCCAGGTGAGAGTGAAGAAGATTTTGAAGATACAATTGATGTTGTAAAAAAAGTAAAATTTGAGCAGATTTTTAGTTTCAAATACTCACCTCGTCCTTTAACACCTGCAAAAGATTATGAAAATCAAGTACCTGATGAAGTTGCAAGCAAGAGACTAAGTAGGCTTCAAAATTTACATTTTGAAATATTAGATGAGATAAGTAAAAATGAACTTGGAAAAGTTTATAAGGTATATTTTGAAGAGCTAAAACCTGGTGGATATGTTGCAGGAAGAAGCGATAATAACTGGATTGTAAAAGTAAAGGGAAGTGAAGAGTTTCTTGGAAAATTTGTAGATGTGAAAATCACAAAAACAGGAAGATTAGCGTTAGAAGGAGAGGTTATTGGTTAA
- a CDS encoding HP0268 family nuclease → MELKLARNELKIKPKPISLEKIEEEVEKDGDKIFYFDRENAHKDLVELVEHFENKGYSVYLREVKYGLDDNDYLYEVHILK, encoded by the coding sequence ATGGAATTAAAACTTGCAAGAAATGAACTTAAAATTAAGCCAAAACCTATATCTTTGGAAAAAATAGAAGAGGAAGTTGAAAAAGATGGTGATAAAATATTCTATTTTGATAGAGAAAATGCTCATAAAGATCTTGTTGAGCTTGTAGAGCATTTTGAAAATAAAGGATATAGTGTTTATTTAAGAGAAGTAAAATATGGTCTCGATGACAATGACTATCTATATGAGGTACATATATTAAAATAA
- the nusA gene encoding transcription termination factor NusA: MEKILDIIDSIAHEKNLDVEDVTNAIKTAIIRTAKRVLGEELDFDVEIDKSTKKANVFQKVTVVADDDERAKEESEKYITLTEAKEIDPDVEIGDELRYPIDFEGLGRTAALHLQREIEYHIQRLVEQKLFQKYKNRVGKIISGTVTRVDSEENTYVEIDEVRAILPMRYRIKGESFKTGDVVKAILRKVVIDKVHGIYLELSRTTPKFLEELLRLEVPEIKDGLVIVEKVARIPGERAKVALTSTSPQIDPVGACVGVKGVRINAVSKELNGESIDCIEYSPVPEIFVARSLSPAIITSVKIEENRAIVTLPIDQKSKAIGKSGINIRLASMITGYEIELVEKAGVAGVTTEEAISEEEKPKITLEDLFKK, translated from the coding sequence ATGGAAAAGATATTAGATATTATAGACTCTATTGCGCATGAAAAAAATTTAGATGTTGAAGATGTAACAAATGCGATAAAAACTGCAATTATAAGAACTGCAAAAAGAGTACTTGGGGAAGAGCTTGATTTTGATGTTGAGATTGATAAATCTACAAAAAAAGCAAATGTTTTTCAAAAAGTTACTGTAGTAGCAGATGATGATGAGAGGGCAAAAGAGGAAAGCGAAAAATATATTACATTAACTGAAGCAAAAGAGATAGACCCAGATGTAGAAATCGGTGATGAGCTTAGATATCCTATCGATTTTGAAGGACTTGGAAGGACTGCAGCTTTGCATTTACAAAGAGAGATAGAGTATCATATCCAAAGGCTTGTAGAACAAAAGCTTTTTCAAAAATATAAAAATAGAGTAGGAAAAATTATAAGTGGAACAGTTACAAGAGTGGATAGTGAAGAAAATACCTATGTTGAAATAGATGAAGTTAGAGCCATCCTTCCTATGAGATATAGAATCAAAGGAGAATCTTTTAAAACAGGTGATGTTGTAAAAGCGATTCTTAGAAAAGTTGTTATTGATAAAGTACATGGAATATATCTTGAATTATCAAGAACAACTCCAAAATTTTTAGAAGAGCTTTTAAGACTTGAAGTTCCAGAGATTAAAGATGGGCTTGTAATAGTTGAAAAAGTAGCTAGGATTCCTGGTGAGAGGGCAAAAGTTGCTCTAACTTCAACATCTCCGCAAATTGATCCAGTTGGAGCTTGTGTTGGTGTTAAGGGAGTTAGAATAAATGCAGTGAGCAAAGAGTTAAATGGCGAAAGTATAGATTGTATTGAGTATTCTCCTGTTCCAGAGATTTTTGTTGCTAGAAGTCTTAGTCCAGCTATTATAACAAGCGTTAAAATTGAAGAAAACAGAGCAATAGTAACTCTTCCTATAGATCAAAAATCTAAAGCGATAGGTAAAAGCGGTATAAATATTAGACTTGCTTCAATGATTACAGGATATGAGATAGAGCTTGTTGAAAAAGCTGGAGTTGCTGGAGTTACAACCGAAGAAGCAATTAGTGAAGAAGAAAAACCAAAAATTACTTTGGAAGATCTTTTTAAGAAGTAG
- a CDS encoding type II toxin-antitoxin system PemK/MazF family toxin, with protein sequence MRYKQYEVILVNLDPTIGAEIKKTRPCVIISPDEMNFSNVIVAPMTSKYKDYPTRVKIDENSYIVLDQIRTISIKRIIKKLDIKLSPEDIKEIKKIIKIMLVD encoded by the coding sequence ATGAGATATAAGCAGTATGAAGTTATTTTAGTAAATTTAGATCCCACAATTGGAGCTGAAATTAAAAAAACACGGCCTTGTGTTATTATTTCTCCAGATGAGATGAATTTTAGTAATGTTATAGTTGCTCCTATGACTTCAAAATATAAAGATTACCCTACAAGAGTAAAAATAGATGAAAATAGTTATATAGTATTAGATCAAATTAGAACTATTTCTATTAAAAGAATTATAAAAAAATTGGATATAAAACTATCACCTGAAGATATAAAAGAGATAAAAAAAATTATTAAAATAATGTTAGTTGATTAA
- a CDS encoding antitoxin: MEKMIEAKVFKSGNSQAIRIPKEFRVDSDIVIIEKEDDKLIITPIKKNPREGWEEKFSKSQELLIDDALDIQEWQDL; this comes from the coding sequence ATGGAAAAAATGATCGAAGCTAAAGTATTTAAAAGTGGAAATTCTCAAGCTATTAGGATTCCTAAAGAGTTTAGAGTAGATAGTGATATAGTTATAATTGAAAAAGAGGATGATAAACTTATCATTACACCAATAAAGAAAAATCCAAGAGAGGGTTGGGAAGAAAAATTTTCCAAATCTCAAGAGTTATTGATAGATGATGCTTTAGATATTCAAGAGTGGCAAGATTTATGA
- a CDS encoding ABC transporter permease has product MRKIILKKLLYIILMLFIISIISFIAIHLAPNSFFSAGELNPNITKESLEHLKKIYGLDKPLWEQYISWIWAMLHFDFGISFASGKSVTKEIMDRIGITLGINLTSMVIVFLLSIYVGIKAAINQDRFFDRTIKQFSLISFSMPSFYLALLLIIVFAVNLKLFPIGGLYSIEPKEGMFRFFDLVWHLVLPLSVIIFVSFGSFAMYIRSLTLEILKSDYIFFAKARGADEKTIIKKFILPNLSPPLITILGLSLPGLIGGSVILESIFSINGMGLLFYQAALSRDYPVIMGILIITAFLTLLGNVIADLILLKLNPFFKRG; this is encoded by the coding sequence TTGAGGAAAATAATACTAAAAAAGCTTTTATACATCATCTTAATGCTTTTTATTATCTCCATTATCTCTTTTATTGCTATACATCTAGCTCCAAATAGCTTTTTTAGTGCAGGTGAGTTAAATCCAAATATTACTAAAGAGTCTTTAGAACATCTTAAAAAAATTTATGGTCTTGATAAGCCTTTGTGGGAGCAATATATCTCTTGGATATGGGCTATGCTTCATTTTGATTTTGGTATATCTTTTGCAAGTGGAAAAAGCGTAACAAAAGAGATAATGGATAGAATTGGCATAACTTTAGGTATAAATCTAACTTCCATGGTTATCGTATTTTTATTATCTATTTATGTTGGCATAAAAGCTGCAATAAATCAAGATAGATTTTTTGATAGAACAATTAAGCAGTTTTCTCTTATAAGCTTTTCAATGCCATCATTTTATCTTGCTTTGCTTTTGATTATAGTTTTTGCTGTTAATTTAAAGCTTTTTCCAATTGGAGGATTATATTCTATAGAGCCAAAAGAGGGGATGTTTAGATTTTTTGATCTGGTTTGGCATCTTGTTTTGCCTTTGAGTGTGATAATATTTGTTAGTTTTGGATCTTTTGCAATGTATATAAGATCATTAACTTTAGAGATATTAAAGAGTGATTATATCTTTTTTGCTAAGGCAAGAGGCGCAGATGAAAAAACTATAATAAAAAAGTTTATTTTACCAAATCTATCTCCACCACTTATCACAATCCTTGGATTATCACTTCCTGGACTCATAGGTGGCAGTGTAATACTTGAATCAATATTTTCTATAAATGGAATGGGGCTTCTATTTTATCAAGCTGCACTTTCAAGAGACTATCCAGTTATCATGGGAATATTGATAATAACTGCTTTTTTAACACTTCTTGGAAATGTTATTGCTGATTTAATTTTATTAAAACTCAATCCTTTTTTTAAACGTGGCTAA